A window from Anser cygnoides isolate HZ-2024a breed goose chromosome 1, Taihu_goose_T2T_genome, whole genome shotgun sequence encodes these proteins:
- the SEPTIN10 gene encoding septin-10 isoform X2 — translation MAAPRAGRQPQNDGCRSLSLSGHVGFDSLPDQLVNKSIKQGFCFNILCIGETGTGKSTLIDSLFNTSFDDPVSTHFQPNVRLRAQTYELQESNVRLKLTVVNTVGFGDQINKEDSYQPIVDYIDAQFEAYLQEELKIKRSLFSYHDTRIHACLYFISPTGHSLKTLDLLTMKSLDSKVNIIPIISKADSISKTELQKFKNKLMSELVSNDVQIYQFPTDDETVSQVNTVMNGHLPFAVVGSTEEVKIGNKMVKARQYPWGIVQVENENHCDFVKLREMLICTNMEDLREQTHARHYELYRRCRLEEMGFRDIGPENKPVSLQEAYEAKRHEFYLELQRKEEEMRQHFVQRVKEKETILKEAEQQIQTKFDHLMLMHQEEKLKLEKKKKALEDDMAMFNKKKANAELLQTQAFVSTPVVSLKRDKDRKKLLRGELDKIGCKITPSAEYDLMHISLSEHIDVSSLSTKK, via the exons ATGGCCGCCCCCCGTGCCGGCCGGCAGCCG caAAATGATGGCTGTCGATCCTTATCCTTGTCTGGTCATGTTGGTTTTGATAGTTTACCTGATCAGCTGGTTAACAAATCCATCAAGCAGGGCTTCTGCTTCAACATTCTTTGTATTG GAGAAACTGGAACTGGGAAGTCGACCTTAATAGACAGTCTGTTTAACACCAGTTTTGATGACCCTGTGTCAACTCATTTTCAGCCAAACGTAAGACTTAGAGCCCAGACATACGAACTCCAGGAAAGCAATGTTCGTTTGAAACTAACCGTTGTAAATACCGTGGGCTTTGGTGACCAGATAAACAAAGAAGATAG cTACCAGCCAATAGTGGATTATATAGATGCCCAATTTGAAGCCTATCTCCAGGAGGAACTGAAAATTAAACGTTCTTTATTTAGCTACCATGATACTCGCATCCATGCCTGCCTCTATTTCATCTCACCTACAGGCCATTCCTTAAAAACTCTAGATTTGTTAACCATGAAAAGTCTAGACAGCAAG GTGAACATTATACCAATTATAAGCAAAGCAGACAGCATTTCGaaaacagaactgcagaagTTCAAAAACAAACTCATGAGTGAATTAGTTAGCAACGATGTCCAGATATACCAGTTTCCAACTGATGACGAAACCGTTTCTCAAGTTAATACCGTTATGAAT GGTCACTTGCCATTTGCTGTAGTAGGAAGTACGGAAGAGGTGAAAATTGGAAACAAAATGGTGAAAGCTCGTCAATACCCTTGGGGCATCGTACAAG TGGAAAATGAGAACCACTGTGACTTTGTGAAGCTTCGTGAGATGCTTATTTGCACAAATATGGAAGACTTAAGAGAGCAGACTCATGCACGCCATTATGAGCTGTACAGGCGCTGCAGACTGGAAGAAATGGGCTTCAGAGACATTGGCCCTGAGAACAAACCAGTAAG TCTGCAGGAAGCCTATGAGGCAAAGAGACATGAGTTCTACCTTGAGCTgcaaagaaaggaggaggagatgagACAACACTTTGTGCAGAgagtgaaggagaaagaaacaatATTGAAAGAAGCAGAGCAACAA ATACAGACTAAATTTGATCATCTTATGCTAATGCATCAAGAAGAGAAACTGAAgttagagaagaagaaaaaagctctaGAAGATGACATGGCTATGTTTAATAAGAAGAAAGCTAATGCTGAATTACTCCAAACACAAGCATTTGTCTCTACTCCTGTTGTTAGTCTGAAGAGAGACAAGGACCGCAAAAA ACTTCTGAGAGGAGAGCTTGATAAAATTGGCTGTAAAATTACACCAAGTGCGGAGTATGACCTGATGCACATCTCACTTTCAGAGCATATTGATGTTTCTTCCCTCtccaccaaaaaataa
- the SEPTIN10 gene encoding septin-10 isoform X4: MYSTSSSEDTGSPISWYCYQPIVDYIDAQFEAYLQEELKIKRSLFSYHDTRIHACLYFISPTGHSLKTLDLLTMKSLDSKVNIIPIISKADSISKTELQKFKNKLMSELVSNDVQIYQFPTDDETVSQVNTVMNGHLPFAVVGSTEEVKIGNKMVKARQYPWGIVQVENENHCDFVKLREMLICTNMEDLREQTHARHYELYRRCRLEEMGFRDIGPENKPVSLQEAYEAKRHEFYLELQRKEEEMRQHFVQRVKEKETILKEAEQQIQTKFDHLMLMHQEEKLKLEKKKKALEDDMAMFNKKKANAELLQTQAFVSTPVVSLKRDKDRKKEQGFRLELLCFDIRNEETVNVHEQSEREKLGREISPREFQK; the protein is encoded by the exons ATGTACAGTACTTCATCTTCAGAAGATACTGGAAGTCCTATTTCTTGGTACTG cTACCAGCCAATAGTGGATTATATAGATGCCCAATTTGAAGCCTATCTCCAGGAGGAACTGAAAATTAAACGTTCTTTATTTAGCTACCATGATACTCGCATCCATGCCTGCCTCTATTTCATCTCACCTACAGGCCATTCCTTAAAAACTCTAGATTTGTTAACCATGAAAAGTCTAGACAGCAAG GTGAACATTATACCAATTATAAGCAAAGCAGACAGCATTTCGaaaacagaactgcagaagTTCAAAAACAAACTCATGAGTGAATTAGTTAGCAACGATGTCCAGATATACCAGTTTCCAACTGATGACGAAACCGTTTCTCAAGTTAATACCGTTATGAAT GGTCACTTGCCATTTGCTGTAGTAGGAAGTACGGAAGAGGTGAAAATTGGAAACAAAATGGTGAAAGCTCGTCAATACCCTTGGGGCATCGTACAAG TGGAAAATGAGAACCACTGTGACTTTGTGAAGCTTCGTGAGATGCTTATTTGCACAAATATGGAAGACTTAAGAGAGCAGACTCATGCACGCCATTATGAGCTGTACAGGCGCTGCAGACTGGAAGAAATGGGCTTCAGAGACATTGGCCCTGAGAACAAACCAGTAAG TCTGCAGGAAGCCTATGAGGCAAAGAGACATGAGTTCTACCTTGAGCTgcaaagaaaggaggaggagatgagACAACACTTTGTGCAGAgagtgaaggagaaagaaacaatATTGAAAGAAGCAGAGCAACAA ATACAGACTAAATTTGATCATCTTATGCTAATGCATCAAGAAGAGAAACTGAAgttagagaagaagaaaaaagctctaGAAGATGACATGGCTATGTTTAATAAGAAGAAAGCTAATGCTGAATTACTCCAAACACAAGCATTTGTCTCTACTCCTGTTGTTAGTCTGAAGAGAGACAAGGACCGCAAAAA GGAACAAGGTTTTCGACTTGAACTCCTGTGCTTTGATatcagaaatgaagaaactgtGAATGTTCACGAACAGAGCGAGAGGGAGAAGTTAGGGAGAGAAATTTCACCCAGGGAATTCCAGAAATAG
- the SEPTIN10 gene encoding septin-10 isoform X6, which translates to MKSLDSKVNIIPIISKADSISKTELQKFKNKLMSELVSNDVQIYQFPTDDETVSQVNTVMNGHLPFAVVGSTEEVKIGNKMVKARQYPWGIVQVENENHCDFVKLREMLICTNMEDLREQTHARHYELYRRCRLEEMGFRDIGPENKPVSLQEAYEAKRHEFYLELQRKEEEMRQHFVQRVKEKETILKEAEQQIQTKFDHLMLMHQEEKLKLEKKKKALEDDMAMFNKKKANAELLQTQAFVSTPVVSLKRDKDRKKEQGFRLELLCFDIRNEETVNVHEQSEREKLGREISPREFQK; encoded by the exons ATGAAAAGTCTAGACAGCAAG GTGAACATTATACCAATTATAAGCAAAGCAGACAGCATTTCGaaaacagaactgcagaagTTCAAAAACAAACTCATGAGTGAATTAGTTAGCAACGATGTCCAGATATACCAGTTTCCAACTGATGACGAAACCGTTTCTCAAGTTAATACCGTTATGAAT GGTCACTTGCCATTTGCTGTAGTAGGAAGTACGGAAGAGGTGAAAATTGGAAACAAAATGGTGAAAGCTCGTCAATACCCTTGGGGCATCGTACAAG TGGAAAATGAGAACCACTGTGACTTTGTGAAGCTTCGTGAGATGCTTATTTGCACAAATATGGAAGACTTAAGAGAGCAGACTCATGCACGCCATTATGAGCTGTACAGGCGCTGCAGACTGGAAGAAATGGGCTTCAGAGACATTGGCCCTGAGAACAAACCAGTAAG TCTGCAGGAAGCCTATGAGGCAAAGAGACATGAGTTCTACCTTGAGCTgcaaagaaaggaggaggagatgagACAACACTTTGTGCAGAgagtgaaggagaaagaaacaatATTGAAAGAAGCAGAGCAACAA ATACAGACTAAATTTGATCATCTTATGCTAATGCATCAAGAAGAGAAACTGAAgttagagaagaagaaaaaagctctaGAAGATGACATGGCTATGTTTAATAAGAAGAAAGCTAATGCTGAATTACTCCAAACACAAGCATTTGTCTCTACTCCTGTTGTTAGTCTGAAGAGAGACAAGGACCGCAAAAA GGAACAAGGTTTTCGACTTGAACTCCTGTGCTTTGATatcagaaatgaagaaactgtGAATGTTCACGAACAGAGCGAGAGGGAGAAGTTAGGGAGAGAAATTTCACCCAGGGAATTCCAGAAATAG
- the SEPTIN10 gene encoding septin-10 isoform X5, whose amino-acid sequence MYSTSSSEDTGSPISCYQPIVDYIDAQFEAYLQEELKIKRSLFSYHDTRIHACLYFISPTGHSLKTLDLLTMKSLDSKVNIIPIISKADSISKTELQKFKNKLMSELVSNDVQIYQFPTDDETVSQVNTVMNGHLPFAVVGSTEEVKIGNKMVKARQYPWGIVQVENENHCDFVKLREMLICTNMEDLREQTHARHYELYRRCRLEEMGFRDIGPENKPVSLQEAYEAKRHEFYLELQRKEEEMRQHFVQRVKEKETILKEAEQQIQTKFDHLMLMHQEEKLKLEKKKKALEDDMAMFNKKKANAELLQTQAFVSTPVVSLKRDKDRKKEQGFRLELLCFDIRNEETVNVHEQSEREKLGREISPREFQK is encoded by the exons ATGTACAGTACTTCATCTTCAGAAGATACTGGAAGTCCTATTTCTTG cTACCAGCCAATAGTGGATTATATAGATGCCCAATTTGAAGCCTATCTCCAGGAGGAACTGAAAATTAAACGTTCTTTATTTAGCTACCATGATACTCGCATCCATGCCTGCCTCTATTTCATCTCACCTACAGGCCATTCCTTAAAAACTCTAGATTTGTTAACCATGAAAAGTCTAGACAGCAAG GTGAACATTATACCAATTATAAGCAAAGCAGACAGCATTTCGaaaacagaactgcagaagTTCAAAAACAAACTCATGAGTGAATTAGTTAGCAACGATGTCCAGATATACCAGTTTCCAACTGATGACGAAACCGTTTCTCAAGTTAATACCGTTATGAAT GGTCACTTGCCATTTGCTGTAGTAGGAAGTACGGAAGAGGTGAAAATTGGAAACAAAATGGTGAAAGCTCGTCAATACCCTTGGGGCATCGTACAAG TGGAAAATGAGAACCACTGTGACTTTGTGAAGCTTCGTGAGATGCTTATTTGCACAAATATGGAAGACTTAAGAGAGCAGACTCATGCACGCCATTATGAGCTGTACAGGCGCTGCAGACTGGAAGAAATGGGCTTCAGAGACATTGGCCCTGAGAACAAACCAGTAAG TCTGCAGGAAGCCTATGAGGCAAAGAGACATGAGTTCTACCTTGAGCTgcaaagaaaggaggaggagatgagACAACACTTTGTGCAGAgagtgaaggagaaagaaacaatATTGAAAGAAGCAGAGCAACAA ATACAGACTAAATTTGATCATCTTATGCTAATGCATCAAGAAGAGAAACTGAAgttagagaagaagaaaaaagctctaGAAGATGACATGGCTATGTTTAATAAGAAGAAAGCTAATGCTGAATTACTCCAAACACAAGCATTTGTCTCTACTCCTGTTGTTAGTCTGAAGAGAGACAAGGACCGCAAAAA GGAACAAGGTTTTCGACTTGAACTCCTGTGCTTTGATatcagaaatgaagaaactgtGAATGTTCACGAACAGAGCGAGAGGGAGAAGTTAGGGAGAGAAATTTCACCCAGGGAATTCCAGAAATAG
- the SEPTIN10 gene encoding septin-10 isoform X1 produces MAAPRAGRQPQNDGCRSLSLSGHVGFDSLPDQLVNKSIKQGFCFNILCIGETGTGKSTLIDSLFNTSFDDPVSTHFQPNVRLRAQTYELQESNVRLKLTVVNTVGFGDQINKEDSYQPIVDYIDAQFEAYLQEELKIKRSLFSYHDTRIHACLYFISPTGHSLKTLDLLTMKSLDSKVNIIPIISKADSISKTELQKFKNKLMSELVSNDVQIYQFPTDDETVSQVNTVMNGHLPFAVVGSTEEVKIGNKMVKARQYPWGIVQVENENHCDFVKLREMLICTNMEDLREQTHARHYELYRRCRLEEMGFRDIGPENKPVSLQEAYEAKRHEFYLELQRKEEEMRQHFVQRVKEKETILKEAEQQIQTKFDHLMLMHQEEKLKLEKKKKALEDDMAMFNKKKANAELLQTQAFVSTPVVSLKRDKDRKKEQGFRLELLCFDIRNEETVNVHEQSEREKLGREISPREFQK; encoded by the exons ATGGCCGCCCCCCGTGCCGGCCGGCAGCCG caAAATGATGGCTGTCGATCCTTATCCTTGTCTGGTCATGTTGGTTTTGATAGTTTACCTGATCAGCTGGTTAACAAATCCATCAAGCAGGGCTTCTGCTTCAACATTCTTTGTATTG GAGAAACTGGAACTGGGAAGTCGACCTTAATAGACAGTCTGTTTAACACCAGTTTTGATGACCCTGTGTCAACTCATTTTCAGCCAAACGTAAGACTTAGAGCCCAGACATACGAACTCCAGGAAAGCAATGTTCGTTTGAAACTAACCGTTGTAAATACCGTGGGCTTTGGTGACCAGATAAACAAAGAAGATAG cTACCAGCCAATAGTGGATTATATAGATGCCCAATTTGAAGCCTATCTCCAGGAGGAACTGAAAATTAAACGTTCTTTATTTAGCTACCATGATACTCGCATCCATGCCTGCCTCTATTTCATCTCACCTACAGGCCATTCCTTAAAAACTCTAGATTTGTTAACCATGAAAAGTCTAGACAGCAAG GTGAACATTATACCAATTATAAGCAAAGCAGACAGCATTTCGaaaacagaactgcagaagTTCAAAAACAAACTCATGAGTGAATTAGTTAGCAACGATGTCCAGATATACCAGTTTCCAACTGATGACGAAACCGTTTCTCAAGTTAATACCGTTATGAAT GGTCACTTGCCATTTGCTGTAGTAGGAAGTACGGAAGAGGTGAAAATTGGAAACAAAATGGTGAAAGCTCGTCAATACCCTTGGGGCATCGTACAAG TGGAAAATGAGAACCACTGTGACTTTGTGAAGCTTCGTGAGATGCTTATTTGCACAAATATGGAAGACTTAAGAGAGCAGACTCATGCACGCCATTATGAGCTGTACAGGCGCTGCAGACTGGAAGAAATGGGCTTCAGAGACATTGGCCCTGAGAACAAACCAGTAAG TCTGCAGGAAGCCTATGAGGCAAAGAGACATGAGTTCTACCTTGAGCTgcaaagaaaggaggaggagatgagACAACACTTTGTGCAGAgagtgaaggagaaagaaacaatATTGAAAGAAGCAGAGCAACAA ATACAGACTAAATTTGATCATCTTATGCTAATGCATCAAGAAGAGAAACTGAAgttagagaagaagaaaaaagctctaGAAGATGACATGGCTATGTTTAATAAGAAGAAAGCTAATGCTGAATTACTCCAAACACAAGCATTTGTCTCTACTCCTGTTGTTAGTCTGAAGAGAGACAAGGACCGCAAAAA GGAACAAGGTTTTCGACTTGAACTCCTGTGCTTTGATatcagaaatgaagaaactgtGAATGTTCACGAACAGAGCGAGAGGGAGAAGTTAGGGAGAGAAATTTCACCCAGGGAATTCCAGAAATAG
- the SEPTIN10 gene encoding septin-10 isoform X3, protein MAAPRAGRQPQNDGCRSLSLSGHVGFDSLPDQLVNKSIKQGFCFNILCIGETGTGKSTLIDSLFNTSFDDPVSTHFQPNVRLRAQTYELQESNVRLKLTVVNTVGFGDQINKEDSYQPIVDYIDAQFEAYLQEELKIKRSLFSYHDTRIHACLYFISPTGHSLKTLDLLTMKSLDSKVNIIPIISKADSISKTELQKFKNKLMSELVSNDVQIYQFPTDDETVSQVNTVMNGHLPFAVVGSTEEVKIGNKMVKARQYPWGIVQVENENHCDFVKLREMLICTNMEDLREQTHARHYELYRRCRLEEMGFRDIGPENKPVSLQEAYEAKRHEFYLELQRKEEEMRQHFVQRVKEKETILKEAEQQIQTKFDHLMLMHQEEKLKLEKKKKALEDDMAMFNKKKANAELLQTQAFVSTPVVSLKRDKDRKNSGFM, encoded by the exons ATGGCCGCCCCCCGTGCCGGCCGGCAGCCG caAAATGATGGCTGTCGATCCTTATCCTTGTCTGGTCATGTTGGTTTTGATAGTTTACCTGATCAGCTGGTTAACAAATCCATCAAGCAGGGCTTCTGCTTCAACATTCTTTGTATTG GAGAAACTGGAACTGGGAAGTCGACCTTAATAGACAGTCTGTTTAACACCAGTTTTGATGACCCTGTGTCAACTCATTTTCAGCCAAACGTAAGACTTAGAGCCCAGACATACGAACTCCAGGAAAGCAATGTTCGTTTGAAACTAACCGTTGTAAATACCGTGGGCTTTGGTGACCAGATAAACAAAGAAGATAG cTACCAGCCAATAGTGGATTATATAGATGCCCAATTTGAAGCCTATCTCCAGGAGGAACTGAAAATTAAACGTTCTTTATTTAGCTACCATGATACTCGCATCCATGCCTGCCTCTATTTCATCTCACCTACAGGCCATTCCTTAAAAACTCTAGATTTGTTAACCATGAAAAGTCTAGACAGCAAG GTGAACATTATACCAATTATAAGCAAAGCAGACAGCATTTCGaaaacagaactgcagaagTTCAAAAACAAACTCATGAGTGAATTAGTTAGCAACGATGTCCAGATATACCAGTTTCCAACTGATGACGAAACCGTTTCTCAAGTTAATACCGTTATGAAT GGTCACTTGCCATTTGCTGTAGTAGGAAGTACGGAAGAGGTGAAAATTGGAAACAAAATGGTGAAAGCTCGTCAATACCCTTGGGGCATCGTACAAG TGGAAAATGAGAACCACTGTGACTTTGTGAAGCTTCGTGAGATGCTTATTTGCACAAATATGGAAGACTTAAGAGAGCAGACTCATGCACGCCATTATGAGCTGTACAGGCGCTGCAGACTGGAAGAAATGGGCTTCAGAGACATTGGCCCTGAGAACAAACCAGTAAG TCTGCAGGAAGCCTATGAGGCAAAGAGACATGAGTTCTACCTTGAGCTgcaaagaaaggaggaggagatgagACAACACTTTGTGCAGAgagtgaaggagaaagaaacaatATTGAAAGAAGCAGAGCAACAA ATACAGACTAAATTTGATCATCTTATGCTAATGCATCAAGAAGAGAAACTGAAgttagagaagaagaaaaaagctctaGAAGATGACATGGCTATGTTTAATAAGAAGAAAGCTAATGCTGAATTACTCCAAACACAAGCATTTGTCTCTACTCCTGTTGTTAGTCTGAAGAGAGACAAGGACCGCAAAAA
- the SEPTIN10 gene encoding septin-10 isoform X7 — protein MAAPRAGRQPQNDGCRSLSLSGHVGFDSLPDQLVNKSIKQGFCFNILCIGETGTGKSTLIDSLFNTSFDDPVSTHFQPNVRLRAQTYELQESNVRLKLTVVNTVGFGDQINKEDSYQPIVDYIDAQFEAYLQEELKIKRSLFSYHDTRIHACLYFISPTGHSLKTLDLLTMKSLDSKVNIIPIISKADSISKTELQKFKNKLMSELVSNDVQIYQFPTDDETVSQVNTVMNGHLPFAVVGSTEEVKIGNKMVKARQYPWGIVQVENENHCDFVKLREMLICTNMEDLREQTHARHYELYRRCRLEEMGFRDIGPENKPVRYRLNLIILC, from the exons ATGGCCGCCCCCCGTGCCGGCCGGCAGCCG caAAATGATGGCTGTCGATCCTTATCCTTGTCTGGTCATGTTGGTTTTGATAGTTTACCTGATCAGCTGGTTAACAAATCCATCAAGCAGGGCTTCTGCTTCAACATTCTTTGTATTG GAGAAACTGGAACTGGGAAGTCGACCTTAATAGACAGTCTGTTTAACACCAGTTTTGATGACCCTGTGTCAACTCATTTTCAGCCAAACGTAAGACTTAGAGCCCAGACATACGAACTCCAGGAAAGCAATGTTCGTTTGAAACTAACCGTTGTAAATACCGTGGGCTTTGGTGACCAGATAAACAAAGAAGATAG cTACCAGCCAATAGTGGATTATATAGATGCCCAATTTGAAGCCTATCTCCAGGAGGAACTGAAAATTAAACGTTCTTTATTTAGCTACCATGATACTCGCATCCATGCCTGCCTCTATTTCATCTCACCTACAGGCCATTCCTTAAAAACTCTAGATTTGTTAACCATGAAAAGTCTAGACAGCAAG GTGAACATTATACCAATTATAAGCAAAGCAGACAGCATTTCGaaaacagaactgcagaagTTCAAAAACAAACTCATGAGTGAATTAGTTAGCAACGATGTCCAGATATACCAGTTTCCAACTGATGACGAAACCGTTTCTCAAGTTAATACCGTTATGAAT GGTCACTTGCCATTTGCTGTAGTAGGAAGTACGGAAGAGGTGAAAATTGGAAACAAAATGGTGAAAGCTCGTCAATACCCTTGGGGCATCGTACAAG TGGAAAATGAGAACCACTGTGACTTTGTGAAGCTTCGTGAGATGCTTATTTGCACAAATATGGAAGACTTAAGAGAGCAGACTCATGCACGCCATTATGAGCTGTACAGGCGCTGCAGACTGGAAGAAATGGGCTTCAGAGACATTGGCCCTGAGAACAAACCAGTAAG ATACAGACTAAATTTGATCATCTTATGCTAA
- the SOWAHC gene encoding ankyrin repeat domain-containing protein SOWAHC, which translates to MAEPGELRQEAVVRFLRERGGRARNAELLEHFGGWLSPAEPGRRAAARQRFKELVNAVATVRPEPGTGVKYVHLRRRFCEPQPPEGGAGRQSPPPSPRAGAGQPPPPPPPPAAAPAPARGDEGEEEEAAGGSPGAAGGSPGGRRSLREAPRGGSPQLKRGALPAAARGRDSDSGSVASSSAEEEGSAAGSVALDPLEHAWMLSASDGRWESLEGLLSCEPALCCKRDFITGFTALHWAAKHGRQELLATLVNFAQRHRLPVDINARTSGGHTALHIAAMHGHTEVVKLLVGAYDADVDIRDYSGRKAAQYLQQGTSGDMRSLVGALDEEEEEEDEGAAGNGSGRWRLSKVLPSNLMSYRLSHHHHHHSAGEEAEGTDGAAVPGKGKEMTRKASGSGRMKPRLNKIRFRTQIIHNTPSFRGDTEEEEHEEKSLKASFKLRPKSNVFG; encoded by the coding sequence ATGGCGGAGCCCGGCGAGCTGCGCCAGGAGGCGGTGGTGCGGTTCCtgcgggagcggggcgggcgggcgcgcaacgcggagctgctggagcaTTTCGGCGGCTGGCTCAGCCCCGCCGAGCccggccgccgcgccgccgcccggcaGCGCTTCAAGGAGCTGGTCAACGCCGTGGCCACCGTCCGACCGGAGCCCGGCACCGGCGTCAAGTACGTGCACCTCCGCCGCCGCTTCTGCGAGCCGCAGCCCCCCGagggcggcgccgggcggcagagcccgccgccctccccgcggGCAGGCGccgggcagccgccgccgcctcctcctcctcctgccgctGCTCCTGCACCGGCGAGGGGGGatgagggggaggaggaggaggcggcggggggctcccccggggcggcggggggctccccggggggcCGCAGGAGCCTGCGggaggcgccgcggggcggcTCGCCCCAGCTGAAGCGCGGCGCCCTGCCCGCCGCAGCCCGCGGCCGCGACTCGGACAGCGGCTCGGTGGCCTCGTCGTCGGCCGAGGAGgaggggagcgcggcggggTCCGTGGCGCTGGACCCGCTGGAGCACGCGTGGATGCTGTCGGCCTCGGACGGGCGGTGGGAGAGCCTGGAGGGGCTGCTGAGCTGCGAGCCGGCGCTGTGCTGCAAGAGGGACTTCATCACCGGCTTCACGGCGCTGCACTGGGCGGCCAAGCACGGgcggcaggagctgctggccacCCTGGTCAACTTCGCCCAGAGGCACCGGCTGCCCGTGGACATCAACGCCCGCACCAGCGGCGGGCACACGGCGCTGCACATCGCCGCCATGCACGGCCACACCGAGGTGGTGAAGCTCCTGGTGGGCGCCTACGACGCCGACGTGGACATCCGCGACTACAGCGGGCGCAAGGCCGCGCAGTACCTGCAGCAGGGCACCTCCGGGGACATGCGGAGCCTCGTGGGGGCACtggacgaggaggaggaagaggaggacgaAGGGGCTGCCGGCAACGGGAGCGGGCGCTGGAGGCTCTCCAAGGTGTTGCCCTCCAACCTCATGAGCTACCGgctctcccaccaccaccatcaccacagCGCCGGGGAGGAAGCCGAGGGCACCGACGGGGCAGCGGTGCCAGGCAAGGGCAAGGAGATGACCAGGAAAGCCTCCGGCAGCGGGCGGATGAAGCCCCGGCTTAATAAGATCCGCTTCAGGACTCAGATCATCCACAACACGCCCTCCTTCCGCGGTGACACCGAGGAGGAAGAGCACGAGGAGAAATCCCTGAAAGCGTCGTTCAAGCTCAGGCCGAAGTCCAACGTCTTTGGATAG